Part of the Xylanivirga thermophila genome, ATAAGAGCGATCCCATGCTTATATTGGTCGATGGACAGAAGGTCAAAAAAACTGCTAAAAAATCAAAGACCAAAAGGGAATCGGTATCGTAAAAAGAGCTGCAAAAATGCAGCTCTTTTTTGCTGGATAAAAAAAGCTGGCCTAAAACATACTAATATTATGAGTATAGAGAGGAGGCCAAGCTTTTGTTTAACAATATAGTGGCTTTAATACAGTTCTTTTTTGCGATTGTAATAGGTTTGTATTTTTTCAACATGCTAAGGGGGCAACAGGATACTAAGTCAGCAGTGGACAAGGAATCAAAAAAAGAGATGGAGAAACTCAGGCGTTTAAGGGAGATATCCCTTACCCAACCCCTGTCTGAGAAGACGCGGCCTAAGCAGTTGGAGGACATAATTGGACAGGAGGAAGGAATAAAGGCATTAAAGGCTGCGCTATGCGGACCAAACCCTCAGCATGTTCTAATATATGGTCCTCCGGGGGTGGGAAAAACCTGTGCTGCCAGGCTGGTTATGGAGGAGGCAAAAAAAAATCCTTGGTCGCCATTTAGGCAGAATGCAAAATTTATAGAGATGGATGCCACCTCCATAAGATTTGACGAGCGGAGTATAGCCGATCCATTGATAGGTTCGGTACATGACCCCATATATCAAGGGGCAGGGCCAATGGGGGTTGCTGGCATACCCCAGCCAAAGCCAGGTGCGGTTACAAAGGCACATGGAGGCTTGCTATTTTTAGATGAAATAGGGGAGCTCCATCCTATTCAGATGAATAAACTTTTAAAGGTGCTAGAGGATAGAAAGGTAATGCTGGAGAGTGCATATTACAATTCAGAGGATAAAAATATACCTAGGCACATACATGATATATTTAAAAATGGACTGCCTGCTGATTTTAGGCTGGTAGGCGCCACTACAAGGGGTGCAGAAGAGATACCTCCCGCCATACGTTCTAGATGTTTGGAGATCTTTTTTCGTGCCCTTACACCTGATGAGATAATGCTAATAGCTAAGAACGGTGCAGAAAGTGCTGGATTTACCATAGATGAAATGGCCACTGATACTATAGGCAGGTATGCTACTAATGGTCGTGAGGCAGTAAATATGATACAATTGGCCGGAGGTGTAGCCCTTATGGAAGGCAGGCACCATATAACACTTGATGATATTGAGTGGGTAGTTGAAAGTGGCCACTACAGTCCTAGACCTGAGAAGAAGATGCCATCAAGGCCTAGGATAGGATGTGTCAATGGATTGGCAGTTTATGGACCGAGCCTTGGTACAGTTATGGACATAGAATGTACTGCTATACCTACGATTGAAGGAAAAGGTATTATAACGGTAACAGGTATAGTAGATGAAGAGGAGATGGGCAGTGATTCGAAAAAGCTTAAGCGCAAGAGCACTGCCAGGGCATCTGTTGATAATGTATTGACTGCTTTGCAAAAATGCTTTAATATAAACCCCAAGGACTATGATATCCATGTAAACTTTCCAGGCGGCATACCCATAGATGGTCCTTCTGCAGGAATAAGTATGGCTACTGCCATCTATTCTGCAATTACAGGTAAACATGTGAATAATAAGGTAGCCATGACTGGAGAAGTGTCCATATTTGGCGATGTACGACCTGTGGGCGGTGTTTCTGCAAAGATAGCAGCTGCCAGAGATGCTGGTGCAAGGCGAGTTATAATTCCAAGGGACAACTGGCAGGAAAATTTTAAGGCCTATGATATGGAGATTATACCAGTGGATAGGTTGGAAGATGTATTGAAATATGTCCTATGCAATGATGATAGGGATAAGACTGTAAAGGCGGGAATCCAAGACAGTAATTTACTTAGTGCATCTGGTAGATAATATATAATTTTTTATGTGTAATTAAGGAGATGATTGAATGGGAGATAATACTGATATAAAGATTTTGCCAGTATTAACACTTAGAGGTTTGGCAGTATTCCCATATATGGTATTGCATTTTGATGTAGTTAGGGAAAAGTCAATAGCAGCCATAGAGCAGGCTATGGTAGGCAATCAGGAGATATTTTTGGTAGCCCAAAATGATCCAAAGGCTGATGAACCTCATATAGAGGATATACATGAGGTAGGTACAATAGCAAAGATAAAACAGATACTAAAGTTGCCGGGAAATAATATAAGAGTGCTTGTTGAGGGATTAAGCAGGGGCAGGATGTTGGAATATATCAAGGAAGATCCCTATTTTGAGGGTAAAGTAGAGGCATGTAGGGATCCTGAAATGGAAAAGGTGAATTTGGAGCAAGAGGGTCTTATGCGTAGTCTACTTGATCTCTTTGACGATTATGTCAAGATTAGCAGCAGGTTGGCACCCGAGACTTTGGTATCGGTTAGTACTGTAAATGATCCTGGTCAACTATCCGATATAATCGCTGCAAATGTACTGGTTAAAATGGAAGATAAGCAGGATATATTAGACGCCATAGATATAACGGACAGACTTGAGAGGCTTTATGATATATTATCACGTGAGATAGAGATATCTAGGATAGAGCGTAGGATTGCGGGACGTGTCAAGAAGCAGATAGATAAGGTACAGCGGGAATACTATCTTAGGGAGCAGTTAAAGGCCATACAGAAGGAACTAGGTGAATATGACAGCACTGTAGGCGAGGTGGAGGAATATAAAAGCAACTTAGAATCGGCTAACCTTCCTAAAGAGGTCAAGGAAAAGGCATTTAAAGAGCTTGAAAAGCTATCTAGAATGCCATCTGCGTCAGCGGAAGGAACGGTAGTTAGAAACTATTTGGATTGGATAATAGATCTACCATGGAATGATGAGACGGTGGATAATACCGATATGAAGATAGCCGCTAAAGTACTTGATGAGGATCATTATGGGCTCTATAAGGTAAAGGAACGAATATTAGAATACCTTGCAGTAAAGAATCTTACAAAAACCATGAAAGGTCCAATACTCTGCTTTGTAGGTCCTCCAGGAGTTGGTAAGACATCCATAGCAAAATCCATAGCCA contains:
- the lonB gene encoding ATP-dependent protease LonB; translated protein: MFNNIVALIQFFFAIVIGLYFFNMLRGQQDTKSAVDKESKKEMEKLRRLREISLTQPLSEKTRPKQLEDIIGQEEGIKALKAALCGPNPQHVLIYGPPGVGKTCAARLVMEEAKKNPWSPFRQNAKFIEMDATSIRFDERSIADPLIGSVHDPIYQGAGPMGVAGIPQPKPGAVTKAHGGLLFLDEIGELHPIQMNKLLKVLEDRKVMLESAYYNSEDKNIPRHIHDIFKNGLPADFRLVGATTRGAEEIPPAIRSRCLEIFFRALTPDEIMLIAKNGAESAGFTIDEMATDTIGRYATNGREAVNMIQLAGGVALMEGRHHITLDDIEWVVESGHYSPRPEKKMPSRPRIGCVNGLAVYGPSLGTVMDIECTAIPTIEGKGIITVTGIVDEEEMGSDSKKLKRKSTARASVDNVLTALQKCFNINPKDYDIHVNFPGGIPIDGPSAGISMATAIYSAITGKHVNNKVAMTGEVSIFGDVRPVGGVSAKIAAARDAGARRVIIPRDNWQENFKAYDMEIIPVDRLEDVLKYVLCNDDRDKTVKAGIQDSNLLSASGR